One Nocardioides dongkuii genomic window, GACGTAGAGGCAGGAGAAGGTCAGCAGGTGGGGGAGCCGGTCGACCGGGTCACCGACCACCTCGACGTCCGGCACCGCCCCGACGCCGGCGCGGAGCCGGTCGACGAGCGCCGCCTGCCGCGACGCCACGGCCTCGCCGTCGGCGAGCACGGCACGCAGCGCCGCGGCCGCGGCGAGCGCGGCCGGCACGTTCTCGAACCCGGCCACCCGCTCGTCGACCCGGTCGTCGAGCGGGAACGGCGTCGTCCACCGGGTGCCCTTGCGGACCAGCAGCACGCCGACGCCGGCGGGGCCGCCCCACTTGTGCGCCGACCCCGCCGCGGTCGACCAGCCCGCCGGCAGCGGGAGCCGGCCCATCGACGCGCAGGCGTCGACGAAGAGGGGCACGCCCGAACCGGCCAGCGCGGCCGCCACCTCGGCGACCGGCTGCACGGTGCCCACCTCGTGGTTGGCGGACTGGACGGCGACCGCCCCGACCCCCGGCTGCCCCGCGGCCCGGACCACCTCGTCCGGGGCCACGCGGCCGTGCCGGTCGACGGCGACCTCGACGGGGCTCTCGGGCCGGTCCGCGTGGTCGGCGCCGCGCGCCCACGCGGCCGCGTGCGCGACCGCGGAGTGCTCGACGGCGGTCATCACCACGCGGGAACCACGCTCGGGGCGCGCGGCGAGCAGGCCCAGCACCCCGCGGTGCACCGCGTCGGTGCCGGAGGCGGTGAACGAGACCTCGTCGGGCCGGACCCCGAGGCACTCCGCCACCACGGCGCGCGCGTTGTCGAGCACGAGCCGGGCGTCGCGGCCGGGGGAGTGCAGCCGCCGCGGATCGGCCCAGCCGCGGTCGAGCGCCGCCATCAGGACGTCCCGGGCCGCGGGGTGGAGCGGCTCCCCGGAGGCGGTGTCCAGGTAGGTGCGGGGGGGTACCCCGGACCGGTCCGCGGCATTTGTCACACGGGGAACCTACCGGGCGACCCGGCCCCGACGCCGGGGGGCGATTCGGATACTGTTCACGAGTACTTTGTGATCGCCCAAGAGGAAGGCTCCAGCGTTGAGTCTGCAACTCCCCCGGCACGCGACAGGGGGCCGCGGAGCCATCCGCCGTCTGCTCCTGCTCCCCGTGCTCGGTGTCAGCGTCGTGGTCCTGGCTGGTTGCGGCTCGGAGAACAGCGACGACTGGAAGCAGTTGGCGATGCCGGACCCGGTGACCGTCCAGGGCAAGCAGACGCTTGACCTGTGGCAGGGCGCCTGGGTCGCGGCCCTGGTCACCGGTCTCGTCGTGTGGGGGCTGATCTTCTGGGTCGTCGTGCGCTACCGCCGCCGCAGCGACGACGAGATCCCGATCCAGACGCGCTACAACCTGCCGCTGGAGATCTTCTACACGATCGCCCCGATCATGATGGTGATCGTCTTCTTCCAGCAGACCGTCGAGACCCAGAACGTCCTGCTGGAGCGCACCGACGACCCGGACCAGATCATCGAGGTCACGGCGCAGCAGTGGAGCTGGACCTTCAACCACGGCGTCGGCGAGGTCGACTACGCCGCCGACGAGGAGTCCGCGGACGACGAGTTCCCCTACGCCGAGTACGCCTACGTCGCCGGCACCGGGTCCGACATCCCGACCCTGGTCCTGCCGGTGGGGGAGACCATCCGGTTCA contains:
- a CDS encoding cysteine desulfurase family protein — protein: MTNAADRSGVPPRTYLDTASGEPLHPAARDVLMAALDRGWADPRRLHSPGRDARLVLDNARAVVAECLGVRPDEVSFTASGTDAVHRGVLGLLAARPERGSRVVMTAVEHSAVAHAAAWARGADHADRPESPVEVAVDRHGRVAPDEVVRAAGQPGVGAVAVQSANHEVGTVQPVAEVAAALAGSGVPLFVDACASMGRLPLPAGWSTAAGSAHKWGGPAGVGVLLVRKGTRWTTPFPLDDRVDERVAGFENVPAALAAAAALRAVLADGEAVASRQAALVDRLRAGVGAVPDVEVVGDPVDRLPHLLTFSCLYVDGEALVEGLSRRGYAVASGSACTASTLEPSRVLAAMGALTHGNVRVSLGRDATEAEVDGFLAALPEVVAGIRADAGL
- the coxB gene encoding cytochrome c oxidase subunit II — protein: MSLQLPRHATGGRGAIRRLLLLPVLGVSVVVLAGCGSENSDDWKQLAMPDPVTVQGKQTLDLWQGAWVAALVTGLVVWGLIFWVVVRYRRRSDDEIPIQTRYNLPLEIFYTIAPIMMVIVFFQQTVETQNVLLERTDDPDQIIEVTAQQWSWTFNHGVGEVDYAADEESADDEFPYAEYAYVAGTGSDIPTLVLPVGETIRFNLHSPDVIHNFGVPTFLFKMDVIPGRVNSFEITTKEEGFYAGKCFELCGVYHSRMLFNVDIVSPEKYDAYVETLVEEGQVSPTPLLGGEYADSQVGLDSGPEEDDSEGAQE